CGAGATTTGAGTAAACTCTCCTTTGGTCTGTCTATGTTGCGGACTCCcaatctcttcatccattgATGCTTGGCCCACCGAGTCCGACCTGTAGCTCAGATCTGCATTGGTACCAACCTGCGCATGAGATATCCGCTGGCGTCGCTAATAACTGCCGACTGTCTGCCTCTTTCAGAACCTATCTGTGCTCTCCCTTTCTGGTTTTGTTTCGAACAGAGACCTCAGACAGTCTGCTTGAGATGTCTGGGGTACATACACAATGGATAGACAGCAGTTACCGGCCAAGGGTGCGGTTGGGCTTAATGAACTTGAGGCTCGGACAGCTGGAGCTCCTCCAAATCATGCGCTCAGGGTGCAGGCACTTTCGTCGCTGCGTGGCTGCTCCGGAGTATACTGTGGATCGTCAAGGCGAGCCTTTTTGTGCAAAGTGTGTCTGGAATAATAAGGCTGCTTCATGTTTGTACTATATTGACAAGAATTTGTGGATGGGATTCCCGTTTCGACACGTACGAGCGTCCTTCCCTTTAACGATATTCGTACACAGCTAACCAGGATAGGCCGGTTCTCGAGAAAGGAGGCTTGCTCGCAGCCACCGAAGAGGGGGATCCTGTCCTTGACTGGCCTCTTTGCCGACGATGAAGTTATCGAGTCAAAGCCGATGCCCTCGAAAGCCCCCTCGCAAAGGTACCGCGGAGTCCTCGCCTGGAGGTTCCAGTCCAGCTACCGCCGACGTGATTGGAGAGGGTTTGACGAACTTCTCCCCTCCTCCGTTCCCCCTGAAGACGACTACCTCTTCCCAGGGTAGCCATAATACCTTTGGACTTCCTCGCTTTGGTTACTTCTTTACTCCCGAGGAGCCAGAGAGAGTCCATGCAGTCATTGAGTGTAAGGCCATGGCCATAACTCGTAAGAGAGAGCTATGCCAGCGGACACCAAATATCTTTCCCTTTCGACTATCTTGACAGTAACTGATTCGAGATTGAACGCGGGACGTCAGCCTCTTCCTGGACGAAGTTAACGACAAGGCTTTGGAGGCTATAGCTGCGACTTAAATCATTCCCACCAGAGACTGTCCCTAAAGTGCAGCGACAATGTCAAACGTTGCCCAGCTACTTATGCTGCGTACCGCAAAACATATCAGTGCGACAAATAAAACAGATGCTATCCATATGACAACAGCAAAGATCCAGTGATCCATGGCCGTTGGCCTTTACAAATCATACTCGCTGAAAATCGTTCGTTTCCTAGGAAGCTCTCCTCTCAGCGAGTCTCACGCTCATTGCATCTTAAGCTTCTCTCCTGTTTATCCTACTACCTGagcctccttctccccaGCAACTTCTCTTGCTTATCGAATTACATCAAGATCTATCGGGTAAGCCGCcaattcttcatctttcgTCTGTTATTTCTTATGGAATCCCCTGTCCATACTCTATATCCTTAATCATCAGACTGGCTAATGTTGAAACAGCAATCATGCCTCACTGCATGAATTGTAGTGCCCCTTTACCGGATGATGTGCAACTCATCAATATTGCTTTTCATGATACCACCACTGATCCAAACCTCGACCGTGATCTGTACTGGGCCTCTCCCATCAGAATACCAAAGCGAGGACGAACTACCTAAGCTAGGCAGTCCATACCTGTTGGAAATAAGTAAACCTTCACCAGTTGTCGGCCCGAGTACTTGGTGGTACTCGCTGATGGCCATTATATTCGTGCCTTTGAGAGGCTTCACCAAACCCCAACCTTGCTCAGCAGCGGGTACAATCCTCCGATGAGCCAAATCCAGATGTCGCTATTCTCTCGGATCCGCCGGAATGGTCTGCATGCTGTCATGCTCACGGAGCAACACCGACTGCGTGAGAGTATGGCACAGTTGGTCAGTTCGGTCTTCTGCAATAGCGAGTTGCGGACAAGTCGCGCCACCTGCAGCTTACCTGGCGGGTGTGGCCTTATATAAGGCCCCCTAGGCACAGGCAAAACTTACTGGGCGGTtttactattattattgtaTCTGCTATTTCCCCCTCGGAAGGAACAATCCGAGTGAAAATTTGCTATCTACGTCAACACAGATTTTAAACATATTATGCATGAAATGGGGTTGTGAGAATCGATGTTCTACAGTCGTAAATATTGTACAGGTATCTAAGCAAGAGAATTATCATTCAGCCCATCATTCAAGTCCTCTCAATTCGTACTCCTTGACAGTCCAGTATGCCGACGGGTTACGGCGCGGAGATTCCCAAAAGGGAGGACGTCTCCGATCCTCTTAGTGCCCGTGAAGAGCATGCAGAGGCGATCAATGCCACATCCCCAGCCACCGGTAGAAGGGAGCCCCCACTCCAACGCTTCAAGGTAGCTCTCATCTATCTCCGCTGGCTCGTCTGTGCCCTTGGTGTAGCGGACTTGATCCTCGAATTTCCGTCTTTGTTCAAAGGGAGAGTTCTCCTCTTCGTAGGTGTTGACGATCTCCCGCCCGTCGATGAAGAGCTCTGCGCGCGCCGCAACACGCTGCTGATTGGCCGGGTGAATGAAGGACTTTGACAGCGGGGAGAGACACTCTGGAGGGTTGATGATAAAGGTTGGGTTGATGCATTCGGGTTCAAGGTAGGTGCCGCACAGCTCGTCCAGGAGACGAGGGAGAGTAGGTTCCTTGGGAATAGGAAGGGAAAGGTCTCTGAACAGCTGGCTGACTTGGTCTAGGGCATCTGGTGTGGTGAGGTCAGGGAGTCTGCGGCCAATCTTGCCTTCAATGCCGGTGGTAAAGTCTACTCGACGGAAGGGAGCTGAGAAGTCGACTTCTGGGGGTTTCAGACTGGCGTTCTTGTTGAACTCCTGAATATGAGCCGCCATGCCTGATAGGAGGTTCTCTGTGATGGACATCAAATCTTCGAGGTTGGCGTATGCATGGTAGAATTCACATGTTGTAAATTCCGGGTTATGCGTTTTGTCCAGTCCTGTCGCAGCATATCAGTCACTCATGTCCATGTCGATCCAACGATCAAGTATCTGTCCTGACTTACCTTCATTCCGAAATGAAGGGCCAATCTCGAACACTTTGTCGAATCCTCCGACCACTAAGCGCTTCAGCCATAGCTCCGGCGCGATTCTCAAGGATAGTTGCCTATCGGGAAATTCGGTAGCAGAAGTTTGAAACGGACGGGCAATCGCTCCGCCAGCTATCGAGCCAATGATGGGAGTGCTGACTTCCATAAACGATCTGTCGAGGAAGAATTGGCGCAGAAACTGAATAATAGCTGATCGCGCTCGGATGATATCTGCCGCCTTCTGGTCGGCAAGGAACTGGACATGGCGTGGGTAGGGAGATGTCTCATGCTCTTCGGCGTCGACAGGCACATCGTGCAGGCAGGGCGCCAGGAGTCGAGGAAGCTCGGTTGCAAGAACAGTGAGTTCCCCAGTTCCTGTGCGGTGAGGGTTACCAGTTACGGCTATGGAAAATCGTTCAGTCTCGGGTAGTGATACGGGGGACGGCTATATGTCACAACATACAGAAAGTATCGCCGCGGCGAAGGAGACGGTAAAATCTCTTGAAAGCATCGGGAGCTACTCCGTCCAGCTTGCGAATGTTGCACATAACCTGGACTTTGTGCCCATcctggaagatatcgaagAATATCAACTTGCTCCCGGCCAGTCTATAGGCACGTATTCTTCCTACAAATCTAAGTACAGAGGACAACCGAGTAGGGCCAGAACAGCGGCAACCTACCATTAACAACGACAGTGTCATCTTCTACTGTTTGATTGCTGGTAAGGTGGCTATATCGCTCACGGAACGTCGCACAACTCAGCGACCGGTTGTCACTTGGGAGACGGGGATATGGATCAGCACAGGCATTTTTGACCTCCTCAAGCCGGTGTCTGAATGCTTTATCCGAGGAGGCTGCGCTGCTGCTATGCCTTGTACGtatagatgatgatgagaccGGTTTGATTGCTCCAAGTAAACTATCTGCTAAGCGAAGAGTACGGTGGTTACTGGAAGTAAACGGCAGTCCTGCACTGATACATTGCTCGTATTAGCTTATCAATCCAAGCAATATAACTTCTCCTCAGACGACACAAGAATATGAATTGGGCTTTAAATCAGGTAAAAGAAATGACTCCGGTGCGATCAAGTGCTTGAAACAAGCATCATCTGCAGCGGTTCTGGAAAGGAATGTGTCTCTCATCATTCAATTGATGGGTAGTAGtcaagaaaagaagaaaataagCTTCTTACCTAAATCGAGAACTCCTCAAGCACAGTTGTGAAGCCCACCGGGGGCAAATTGAGTGCATATTAAATGGAAAAGCTACAGTCACATCACGTTAAAGatggggaaagagaaaaaaaaagaaattgCACTGGACATGGGAAAGTCAATGAATTTATGGAAGGCGGTGGGAAAAGACGGGCTTAGCTCGCCGGCTCATAGCAGCAGCAACTCCGTCTGGGCCGCAATATCGTACATAATCTATCTCATCAGAATCAATTTGAGCTACCATTCATCACCAGACCCAGTTTCCTATTAGTCAGTACAGAGGCTTGCTTTCTGATCAGACAGTTATTGTTATTGACGAATACTAACCGCTTCACAGATACCTGATCTCATAACTCAATCAAACTCCATAAAATACCATCACCATGTCTTTCCTCTTCGGCGGTCCCCCCAAGATGTCCTCGGCAGAGAAGATTGCTGCCGCAGAGACGGAAGTCGAGATGGTTTCCGATATGTTCAACCGGTAAGACGCGCCagtcttcttttttccctaTGCCAGTGTCGGAGCCAGTACCATGGCCTACTTTCATCCGCTTTTGATTACCCAGCTAAGTCATACTCAATCTTAGTCTCACCGAGTCTTGCCAGAAGAAGTGCATTCCCAACGACTACCGGGAAGGCGACTTGAACAAGGGCGAATCAGTCTGCCTCGACCGCTGCGTCTCCAAGTTCTTTGAGGTCAACATCAAGGTCAGCGAGAAGATGCAGGGTGAGGCGGCCCAGAAACAGGGCGCTCCTGGATTCGGCATGTAAGGAAGATACAAAGACTTTACTCGCTAGTCTTGTTTGGAAGGGCATTTTGCACGCATCGACTGATATGTTTGGAACCGATGATCTTACAACCTTTTCCTGTGTTCGCTTCCATCGGTGAGGTCATACTTTCATGCTGGGCGTGGATTCTCTCAACGTTTGTCTTTGCTTGCGATCGAATGGATTCAGGATGATATCCCATGCTGAGTTCGCCTTAAAGACTCTTACTCAATAGGATACGAGATATCACTCGGTTCTGGCAGGTTTGCCCTATCATGGGAGCAATCTTGGGGGATACTCGAGCATTACTGTTTTCGTCTCCGAGTCGTGCCGTTTGCAATGCGTCCGATATGGACACCGAGCCTCTATTCACACTATGTACACTAGAATTGGTATATAAAAATACAGGGATATCACGCTTAACACGAAAGACAGGAAAGGATCGAAACATGTCATCTAGAAGACAATCCAAGAAATCTTCCCAACAGCGACAACCATGAATTGttttgtttctcttcctcgttctTTATCAATCCTTTCATTCTTGTTTCAAGCTCCACCACATGCCGCTCGAATTCTCCGAGGCCGCTCTCCACATCCTCGACTTTTGACTCGAGGATGTCGAGCTCATAATCCAGCTTAGCTCCCATCATCTCGACGCGCTTCATGGTATCAACAAGGTAGTTGTGCTCCTCCGTCAGCAACTCACTGGAGCGTTCCCTCATTTGCTGGTATTTCTCAACCTGGTCTAGGTAGATCGAGTTGATGTTCTCCTGTGACTCATAGAGCTTCCGGTTCAATTCATCCACCGAGTTCACTTGTTTTTCCACCCAAGGGACTGTGTGATGGCTCAGCTCCTCAATTTTGGAACTAAATATTCGTACATCAGAGGCCAGCGTATCCTCAAGCGCAACGGCTTGCTCTAGAGTGGCATCTGGCTTAGGCTGCAATGCTTCTCGGCCGCCCAGGCTCTCCCAGCCAAGTACGACGTCTTCAACAATACTGAAGGACAGGTGGCGAGGCCAACCATTGCTTCTACGTTCGGAGTCATCTGTCGTGGAGGATTCTATGAAACTCTGTGGTCGGCGCAATAGCATCAGATCGACTCGAGAGAGTTCGTCCTGACTAACAGATGCATCGGTCGATCGTGTCCTGGATCGCCCTAGATCAGActcgtcctcttccagctGACTTGTCGAGGTTTTTCGTGCTGATTCAGTCTTCTCATTATCACGCGGAGAATCAACAGTGATTTTCGGAGGTTC
The DNA window shown above is from Aspergillus fumigatus Af293 chromosome 1, whole genome shotgun sequence and carries:
- the tim10 gene encoding Tim10/DDP family zinc finger protein, which codes for MSFLFGGPPKMSSAEKIAAAETEVEMVSDMFNRLTESCQKKCIPNDYREGDLNKGESVCLDRCVSKFFEVNIKVSEKMQGEAAQKQGAPGFGM